In Neisseria animalis, a single window of DNA contains:
- a CDS encoding LacI family DNA-binding transcriptional regulator, whose translation MATIYDVAGRAGVSPKTVSRVINGDAPVSERTRAKVEAAIGELGYIPSSAARGMRSHRSGLVGLITGAISRTGEDFRVHGLPDMFLIKGVQQKIREAGKTLMIADTGNRGESIEPLIRTFIEHRVEGILYVAEYHQQVVLPDMPKSCPIVLVNCFDDKGTPSVLPDDMQGQYDLVRQIIRNGHRRIAYVTLQPNIEATRLRIAGYRRALEEAGIAFDGDLVQTGYPDHSNDSAALLAAIGNLLALRCPPTVICCGNDEMAVRVYGILRTRGIRVPEQVSVAGYDNHSAIAETLFPPLTSTELPYMKMGGQAAEMLFQAVDGGVSAAVSPLKVIGETVWRQSVLARTSS comes from the coding sequence ATGGCTACAATTTATGATGTTGCGGGGCGGGCGGGGGTATCGCCGAAAACGGTCAGCCGTGTGATTAACGGCGATGCGCCGGTAAGCGAGCGAACCCGTGCCAAAGTCGAAGCGGCGATTGGAGAATTGGGCTATATTCCTTCATCGGCAGCGCGGGGTATGCGTTCGCACCGTTCGGGTCTTGTCGGGCTGATTACCGGTGCGATTTCGCGCACGGGAGAAGATTTCCGCGTACACGGCTTGCCGGATATGTTTTTGATTAAAGGGGTACAGCAGAAAATCCGCGAGGCGGGCAAAACGCTGATGATTGCCGATACGGGTAATCGCGGCGAGAGCATAGAGCCGCTGATTCGCACATTTATCGAACATCGTGTCGAAGGCATTCTGTATGTGGCCGAATATCATCAGCAGGTTGTTTTGCCCGATATGCCGAAAAGCTGCCCGATTGTGCTGGTAAATTGTTTTGACGATAAAGGCACGCCGTCGGTACTGCCCGACGATATGCAGGGGCAGTATGATTTGGTGCGGCAGATTATCCGCAACGGCCACCGGCGTATCGCCTATGTTACGTTGCAGCCCAATATCGAGGCGACGCGCCTGCGGATTGCAGGTTACCGCCGGGCTTTGGAAGAAGCGGGTATTGCGTTTGACGGGGATTTGGTGCAGACGGGCTATCCCGACCACAGCAACGACAGCGCGGCGCTGCTGGCGGCAATCGGCAACCTGCTGGCGTTGCGCTGCCCGCCGACCGTTATCTGCTGCGGCAACGATGAAATGGCGGTAAGGGTGTACGGCATTTTGCGAACGCGCGGCATTCGCGTACCCGAGCAGGTTTCTGTGGCAGGGTATGACAACCACAGTGCGATTGCGGAAACGCTGTTCCCGCCGCTGACCAGTACCGAGCTTCCTTATATGAAGATGGGCGGGCAGGCGGCGGAAATGCTGTTTCAGGCGGTAGACGGCGGCGTGTCTGCTGCCGTTTCACCGCTTAAAGTAATCGGAGAAACCGTCTGGCGGCAATCTGTGCTGGCGCGGACATCATCATAA
- a CDS encoding MFS transporter: protein MKVSPQVAMTLRQIMLMNFGFFGIQYSFGLQQTAINPIFSFLNADPGQLPILNMAGPITGLLVQPIIGAMSDRTWIPGLGRRRPYFLIGAIGCSLCLFIYPHVTALWVAVLLLWLLDISNNTAMEPFRAFIADKVPEHQQSTGFLMQSVFTGLGITLANFSLYIFQQIGWLQQTSEAGIPYWVFGSFYIGAFCSIASVLVTVFSTPENEPTAEEFAALKAKKEHSAIGEIFIAIKEMPFALWQLALVYLFQWYALFIYWQYISHSIVASVWNATAADKAAYEQAVAWTGLVNGFYNIVTFISAFGLMVMAKKYAAKYVHAFAVALAAAALLSIPHISDKYLMFVPMIGFGIGWASMMGVPFMIVVKAIPKERYGVYMGIVNMMIVIPMLIQTVTFGAIYDTFLKTPAAAMTFGGVFLAIAAVLTLFIRSSNKAPEAPQAG from the coding sequence ATGAAAGTATCCCCACAAGTGGCGATGACGCTTCGCCAGATTATGCTGATGAACTTCGGCTTCTTCGGCATTCAATACAGCTTCGGCTTGCAGCAAACTGCAATCAACCCGATTTTCAGTTTCCTGAATGCCGACCCCGGCCAACTGCCTATTTTGAACATGGCAGGTCCGATTACCGGTTTGCTGGTTCAGCCGATTATTGGTGCGATGAGTGACCGCACATGGATTCCCGGCCTCGGCCGCCGCCGCCCGTATTTCTTAATCGGCGCAATCGGTTGCAGCTTGTGCCTGTTTATTTATCCGCACGTTACCGCCTTGTGGGTAGCCGTGTTGCTGCTGTGGCTGTTGGACATCTCCAACAATACCGCCATGGAGCCGTTCCGCGCATTTATCGCCGACAAAGTGCCGGAACACCAACAATCCACCGGCTTCCTGATGCAGTCCGTGTTTACCGGCTTGGGCATCACGCTGGCAAACTTCTCGCTGTATATTTTCCAGCAAATCGGCTGGCTGCAGCAGACTTCCGAAGCCGGCATTCCTTACTGGGTATTCGGTTCATTCTATATCGGCGCATTCTGTTCGATTGCCTCCGTGTTGGTAACCGTATTCTCCACGCCTGAAAACGAACCCACCGCCGAAGAATTTGCCGCGCTGAAAGCGAAAAAAGAACATTCCGCCATCGGCGAAATCTTTATCGCCATCAAAGAAATGCCGTTTGCCCTGTGGCAGTTGGCTTTGGTTTACCTGTTCCAATGGTACGCGCTGTTTATCTACTGGCAATACATTTCCCACTCCATCGTAGCTTCCGTTTGGAATGCCACGGCTGCCGATAAAGCCGCATATGAGCAGGCGGTAGCGTGGACGGGCTTGGTAAACGGTTTTTACAACATCGTTACCTTTATTTCCGCATTCGGCCTGATGGTGATGGCGAAAAAATATGCCGCGAAATATGTACACGCATTTGCCGTTGCCCTTGCCGCCGCTGCGTTGCTGTCGATTCCGCACATCAGCGACAAATACCTGATGTTTGTTCCGATGATTGGTTTCGGTATCGGCTGGGCAAGTATGATGGGCGTACCGTTTATGATTGTTGTGAAAGCCATTCCTAAAGAGCGTTACGGCGTATATATGGGCATTGTGAACATGATGATTGTGATTCCGATGCTGATTCAAACCGTTACCTTCGGCGCGATTTACGACACCTTCCTGAAAACACCTGCTGCCGCGATGACATTCGGCGGCGTGTTCCTCGCGATTGCCGCCGTGCTGACCCTGTTTATCCGCAGCAGCAACAAAGCACCGGAAGCGCCGCAGGCAGGATAA
- the lysS gene encoding lysine--tRNA ligase, with product MSEQHNPQTEPQLDENQIIALRREKLNEIRRQRIAFPNDFQRDHFAGDLHEKYDALSKEELDPQGIPVKIAGRMMLKRAMGKASFATVQDVSGQIQLYINNQGVGEAVHDDFKHWDMGDIVGASGTLFKTNHGELTVRVSEIRLLSKALRPLPDKHKGLADQEVKYRQRYVDLMVNPESRDTFIKRSKIIQTVRNYMVGEQYLEVETPMMHPIPGGATAKPFVTHHNALDMPLYLRIAPELYLKRLVVGGLERVFEINRSFRNEGMSTRHNPEFTMMEFYEAFCTYERMMQMTEGVIRAAAQAVCGTAKISYNGKEVDLESPFERLTILEAIKKYNPHYTDEQLHDEAWLKQEIVKHGEKIPPSPGIGSLQLALFEGCAEGKLWNPTFIIDYPVEVSPLARASDTKPGLTDRFELFVVGRELANGYSELNDPEDQAARFKAQVAQKDAGDDEAMHYDADYIRAMEYGLPPTGGSGIGLDRLVMLLTDAQTIRDVILFPQMRPE from the coding sequence ATGAGCGAACAACACAATCCGCAAACCGAGCCGCAACTCGACGAAAACCAAATCATCGCCTTGCGCCGCGAAAAACTAAACGAAATCCGCCGCCAGCGCATCGCGTTTCCCAACGATTTCCAACGCGACCACTTTGCCGGCGACCTGCACGAAAAATACGATGCCCTAAGCAAAGAAGAGCTGGATCCGCAAGGCATTCCGGTAAAAATTGCCGGCCGCATGATGCTCAAGCGCGCCATGGGCAAGGCCAGCTTTGCAACGGTTCAGGACGTAAGCGGACAAATCCAACTGTACATCAACAATCAAGGTGTGGGCGAAGCCGTACACGACGATTTCAAACATTGGGACATGGGCGACATTGTCGGCGCCTCGGGTACGCTGTTTAAAACCAACCACGGCGAGCTGACCGTGCGCGTATCGGAAATCCGCCTGCTCTCCAAAGCATTGCGCCCGCTGCCCGACAAACACAAGGGTCTGGCGGATCAGGAAGTCAAATACCGCCAGCGTTATGTAGATTTGATGGTAAACCCCGAATCGCGCGATACCTTCATCAAACGCAGTAAAATTATCCAAACCGTACGCAATTACATGGTCGGCGAGCAGTATCTGGAAGTGGAAACCCCGATGATGCACCCGATTCCCGGTGGCGCAACGGCCAAGCCTTTCGTTACCCACCACAATGCGCTGGATATGCCGCTATATCTGCGTATCGCGCCGGAATTGTATTTGAAACGCTTGGTAGTCGGCGGCTTGGAGCGCGTGTTTGAAATCAACCGCAGCTTCCGCAACGAGGGTATGTCCACCCGCCACAATCCCGAATTCACCATGATGGAATTCTACGAAGCGTTCTGCACCTATGAGCGCATGATGCAGATGACCGAAGGCGTGATTCGCGCGGCGGCGCAAGCAGTGTGCGGTACGGCGAAAATTTCCTACAACGGCAAAGAAGTCGATTTGGAAAGCCCGTTCGAACGCCTGACCATTCTGGAAGCCATCAAAAAATACAATCCGCACTACACCGACGAACAGCTGCACGACGAGGCGTGGTTGAAACAGGAAATCGTCAAACACGGCGAAAAAATCCCGCCGTCGCCCGGTATTGGCAGCCTGCAACTGGCGTTGTTTGAAGGTTGTGCCGAAGGCAAACTGTGGAACCCGACGTTCATCATCGATTATCCCGTTGAAGTTTCCCCGTTGGCGCGCGCGTCCGACACTAAGCCGGGTTTGACCGACCGCTTTGAGTTGTTCGTCGTCGGCCGCGAATTGGCCAACGGCTATTCTGAGTTGAACGATCCCGAAGACCAAGCCGCCCGTTTCAAAGCGCAAGTGGCACAAAAAGATGCGGGCGACGATGAAGCCATGCATTATGATGCCGATTACATCCGCGCCATGGAATACGGTTTGCCGCCGACAGGTGGCAGCGGTATCGGTCTCGACCGCTTGGTGATGCTTTTGACTGATGCGCAAACCATCCGCGATGTCATTTTATTCCCTCAGATGCGTCCGGAATAA
- a CDS encoding M48 family metallopeptidase → MPRLPHTLSDGMEIAVELKRSAKKNLILRPVDAQTIAINLPPFVSERRLHTWLRGNETLLRQTLAKGAKTLPAADSLPDWIWYHGIPTALTACERETVCLRPSEILIPDQTAARQKQRLRRFLNERAAEYLLPRLAEHAAALNLHPAAMALSNAKTFWGVCRSRTGIRLNWRLVGAPEYVADYVCIHELCHLPHPNHSPRFWSMVNAHTPHTEAAKSWLKAHGRELFALG, encoded by the coding sequence ATGCCCCGTTTGCCCCACACCCTTTCAGACGGCATGGAGATTGCCGTCGAGCTGAAACGCAGTGCCAAGAAAAATCTGATTTTGCGCCCCGTCGACGCACAGACAATCGCCATCAACCTGCCGCCGTTTGTCAGCGAACGCCGTTTGCACACATGGCTGCGCGGCAACGAAACCCTGCTGCGGCAAACCTTGGCAAAAGGCGCAAAGACCTTGCCCGCCGCCGACAGCCTGCCCGATTGGATTTGGTATCACGGCATACCAACCGCCCTGACCGCCTGCGAACGCGAAACCGTCTGCCTGAGGCCGTCTGAAATCCTGATACCGGACCAAACCGCCGCCCGACAAAAACAACGCCTGCGCCGCTTCCTGAACGAACGCGCCGCCGAATACCTGCTGCCCCGATTGGCGGAACATGCCGCCGCGCTGAACCTGCATCCGGCCGCCATGGCGCTTTCCAATGCCAAAACCTTTTGGGGCGTGTGCCGCTCCCGCACAGGCATACGCCTCAACTGGCGGCTTGTCGGCGCGCCCGAATACGTTGCCGATTACGTCTGTATTCACGAACTCTGCCACCTGCCCCACCCCAACCACAGCCCGCGTTTTTGGTCTATGGTCAACGCGCACACCCCGCACACCGAAGCCGCCAAAAGCTGGCTCAAAGCGCACGGCAGGGAATTGTTTGCCTTGGGCTGA
- a CDS encoding lysophospholipid acyltransferase family protein, translating into MLLIKNLIYWLILSVSLIALFPFMLLAAPIPGGAHKMAQVWVKILNWSLKHIIGLKYRLIGAEHIPSRPAVICAKHQSGWETLALQEIFPPQVYVAKRELFKIPFFGWGLKLVKTIGIDRSNRREANEQLMKQGLARKNEGYWITIFPEGTRLPPGGRGKYKLGGARMAKMFEMDIVPVALNSGEFWPKNSFLKYPGEITVVIGKPIAHGSGSEAELMAECENWIEARQQEIGGKGPFAQKAV; encoded by the coding sequence ATGCTGCTGATTAAAAACCTGATTTACTGGCTGATTTTATCCGTCAGCCTGATTGCCCTGTTCCCCTTCATGCTCCTTGCCGCCCCAATTCCCGGCGGCGCGCACAAAATGGCGCAAGTATGGGTGAAAATCCTCAACTGGTCGCTCAAACACATCATCGGTTTGAAATACAGGCTCATCGGTGCGGAACATATCCCTTCCCGCCCTGCCGTTATCTGCGCCAAACACCAAAGCGGCTGGGAGACCCTCGCCCTGCAGGAAATTTTTCCGCCGCAGGTTTACGTTGCCAAACGCGAGCTGTTTAAAATCCCGTTTTTCGGCTGGGGGCTGAAACTGGTCAAAACCATCGGCATCGACCGCAGCAACCGCCGCGAAGCCAACGAGCAGCTGATGAAACAAGGCTTGGCGCGCAAAAACGAAGGCTATTGGATTACCATCTTTCCCGAAGGCACGCGTCTGCCGCCGGGCGGGCGCGGCAAATACAAACTCGGCGGCGCGCGCATGGCGAAAATGTTTGAAATGGACATCGTTCCCGTTGCCCTCAACAGCGGCGAATTTTGGCCGAAAAACTCGTTTCTGAAATACCCCGGCGAAATCACCGTTGTCATCGGCAAACCGATTGCCCACGGCAGCGGCAGCGAAGCCGAACTGATGGCGGAATGCGAAAACTGGATTGAAGCGCGCCAGCAGGAAATCGGCGGCAAAGGGCCGTTTGCACAAAAGGCCGTCTGA
- the gmhB gene encoding D-glycero-beta-D-manno-heptose 1,7-bisphosphate 7-phosphatase, protein MKLIILDRDGVINQDRDDFVKSVDEWIPIEGSMDAIAILTEAGYTITVATNQSGISRRYFTLQDLTEMHAKMHRLSVQAGGVIDGIWFCPHLADDNCDCRKPKPGMVRDILDRFQANAAETWLVGDSLRDLQAIDAVGGKSALVLTGKGKKTLQEKGEELPDNTQVFDNLLAFAQYIAQNENGNNA, encoded by the coding sequence ATGAAACTCATCATTCTCGACCGCGACGGCGTCATCAACCAAGACCGCGACGACTTCGTTAAATCCGTTGACGAATGGATTCCCATCGAAGGCAGCATGGACGCCATCGCCATACTGACCGAAGCGGGTTACACCATCACCGTTGCCACCAACCAATCCGGCATTTCCCGCCGCTATTTCACCCTGCAGGACTTAACCGAAATGCACGCCAAAATGCACCGCCTTTCCGTTCAGGCCGGCGGCGTTATCGACGGGATTTGGTTCTGCCCGCACTTGGCCGATGACAATTGCGACTGCCGCAAACCGAAACCCGGCATGGTGCGGGACATTCTCGACCGCTTCCAAGCCAATGCCGCCGAAACATGGCTGGTGGGCGACAGCCTGCGCGACTTGCAGGCCATTGATGCCGTAGGCGGCAAATCCGCGCTGGTATTAACCGGAAAAGGCAAAAAAACCTTACAGGAAAAAGGCGAAGAACTGCCCGACAACACGCAGGTTTTCGACAACCTGCTGGCCTTCGCACAATACATTGCACAAAACGAAAACGGCAACAACGCCTGA
- a CDS encoding glycosyltransferase family 4 protein, with protein MTTHLDIAINRFQQGGGMESYTFDLVRGLTARGTAVDIFAAKIDTSVPEYAHITAHLVNQKAVPKKLRPFFFTHQLAKLRRRRNTPLIACNPSDHADIFVCGGTHLGYLKNMAQSAGLLDRLTIARNRSNYAGAKSIMAHSQLMKRELIEYYNVPSEKIRVVYPPADTSRFFPQPEQTAALRRKYGFADGDTVFLFPSTGHKRKGLDLLAGFFEQTDLPVKLAVAGSPLPRPMKNVIELGFCKNMPELYRAADYTIMASLYEPFGLVGVESVLSGTKVVLADNMACTEIMTPEAGFFFSRNRPETLSAAIGAAVSLKQEGAGHKITDPLAALTYNPTLSHHIDKLEEMLQAV; from the coding sequence ATGACAACCCATCTCGACATTGCCATCAACCGCTTCCAACAGGGCGGCGGCATGGAAAGCTACACCTTCGACCTCGTCCGCGGCCTGACCGCACGCGGAACAGCGGTGGACATTTTCGCCGCCAAAATCGATACAAGTGTTCCTGAATACGCACACATCACCGCCCACTTGGTGAACCAGAAAGCCGTACCCAAAAAACTGCGGCCGTTTTTCTTCACACATCAGTTGGCCAAACTCCGCCGTCGGCGCAACACACCGCTGATTGCCTGCAATCCCAGCGACCATGCCGATATTTTCGTTTGCGGCGGCACACATTTGGGTTATCTGAAAAACATGGCGCAATCCGCCGGACTGCTCGACCGCCTGACCATCGCGCGCAACCGCAGCAACTACGCCGGCGCAAAATCCATCATGGCGCATTCGCAGCTCATGAAGCGCGAGCTGATCGAATACTACAACGTGCCGTCCGAAAAAATCCGCGTGGTCTATCCGCCCGCCGACACAAGCCGCTTCTTTCCGCAACCCGAGCAAACCGCCGCGCTGCGCCGCAAATACGGTTTTGCAGACGGCGATACCGTTTTCCTGTTTCCCTCCACCGGCCACAAACGGAAAGGCTTGGATTTGCTGGCCGGATTCTTCGAGCAAACCGATTTGCCGGTCAAACTCGCCGTAGCCGGCTCTCCGCTGCCGCGCCCGATGAAAAACGTCATCGAATTGGGCTTTTGCAAAAATATGCCCGAGCTGTACCGCGCCGCCGACTACACCATTATGGCTTCGCTGTACGAGCCGTTCGGATTGGTCGGCGTGGAATCCGTGTTGAGCGGCACCAAAGTCGTGCTTGCCGACAATATGGCGTGTACCGAAATCATGACACCGGAAGCCGGATTTTTCTTCTCACGTAACCGGCCCGAAACCCTGTCTGCCGCCATCGGCGCAGCAGTATCACTCAAACAGGAGGGAGCAGGGCATAAAATTACCGACCCCCTTGCCGCGCTGACATACAATCCTACGCTGTCGCACCATATCGACAAACTGGAAGAAATGCTGCAGGCCGTCTGA
- a CDS encoding DUF7832 domain-containing protein, whose translation MYDHILFHTEEDYPAGLPEENAATHIGMYFQWAASQGLVNPVWQSAPETAADFAAMQQGSFSGAQFVLKHMGGAITPDDFTDVGQWFTEFYYDDEEDGYGAFMEDYVAALDTPSLGSIYHVADTPENFAALAPVFQTAFNRWAASLKR comes from the coding sequence ATGTACGACCACATTCTTTTCCACACCGAAGAAGACTACCCCGCCGGTTTGCCCGAAGAAAATGCCGCCACCCACATCGGTATGTATTTCCAATGGGCGGCTTCGCAAGGCTTGGTTAATCCCGTTTGGCAAAGTGCGCCGGAAACCGCCGCCGATTTCGCTGCCATGCAGCAAGGCAGCTTCAGCGGCGCGCAGTTTGTGCTGAAACACATGGGCGGCGCGATAACACCCGATGATTTTACCGATGTCGGACAATGGTTTACCGAATTTTATTACGACGATGAAGAAGACGGTTACGGCGCATTTATGGAAGACTATGTTGCCGCGCTCGATACCCCTTCGCTCGGCAGTATTTACCATGTTGCCGACACCCCCGAAAACTTTGCCGCGCTTGCCCCTGTTTTTCAGACGGCCTTCAACCGCTGGGCGGCAAGCCTGAAACGCTGA
- a CDS encoding pilin, which produces MIFRKCGKHAGKAYGFSVLELVIVLTILGVFAAVAIPVYQIYVARAQVNEALTALAVLRRQVDQNYAETSRDYIDIQPEAFNSRFIKGVRIQNGNSIAAEFSDEAAEPLRRKSLVFVAEYPNKVTPQAAAFSLMAAAEEPPVSPQDKIRWTCESELDDVYLPSVCKSGQR; this is translated from the coding sequence ATGATATTTCGGAAATGCGGGAAGCATGCCGGCAAAGCATACGGATTTTCCGTACTCGAGCTGGTGATTGTCTTAACGATTTTAGGCGTATTTGCCGCCGTTGCCATACCGGTTTACCAGATTTATGTTGCCCGCGCGCAGGTCAATGAAGCATTGACGGCATTGGCGGTGTTGCGGCGGCAGGTCGATCAGAATTATGCGGAAACCAGCCGCGACTATATCGATATTCAACCCGAAGCGTTCAACAGCCGCTTTATCAAAGGGGTTCGCATTCAAAACGGCAACAGCATCGCCGCCGAATTCAGCGATGAGGCCGCCGAACCGTTACGCCGCAAATCGCTGGTGTTTGTGGCGGAATATCCGAATAAGGTTACGCCGCAGGCTGCTGCGTTTTCATTGATGGCGGCGGCGGAAGAGCCGCCCGTCAGCCCGCAAGACAAAATCCGCTGGACGTGCGAATCGGAATTGGACGACGTTTATCTGCCTTCGGTGTGTAAAAGCGGACAGAGGTAG
- a CDS encoding 7-cyano-7-deazaguanine/7-aminomethyl-7-deazaguanine transporter, protein MYSFTPAQQRKALFWLVLFHILIIAASNYLVQFPFQIFGVHTTWGAFTFPFIFLTTDLTVRIFGATLARRIIFRVMFPALALSYLVSVLFSSGSWTGWAALSTFDTFVGRIALASFAAYALGQILDIFVFNRLRRLKSWWVAPTASTFLGNALDTLVFFAVAFYAGSDEFMAAHWPEIAFVDYLFKLVICTLFFLPAYGVVLNVLTRKLTSLPSANTATERHIGEEARTV, encoded by the coding sequence ATGTATTCGTTTACCCCCGCGCAACAACGCAAAGCCCTGTTTTGGCTGGTGTTGTTTCACATCTTGATTATCGCCGCCAGCAACTATCTGGTACAGTTTCCGTTTCAGATTTTCGGCGTACACACCACTTGGGGCGCCTTTACGTTCCCCTTTATTTTCCTGACTACCGACCTGACGGTACGGATTTTCGGCGCAACGCTGGCGCGGCGGATTATTTTCCGCGTGATGTTTCCCGCACTCGCCCTGTCCTATTTGGTATCCGTACTGTTCAGCAGCGGCAGTTGGACGGGCTGGGCAGCCTTAAGCACATTCGATACCTTTGTCGGCCGCATTGCCTTGGCCAGTTTCGCCGCCTACGCTCTCGGGCAGATTCTCGATATTTTCGTGTTCAACCGCCTGCGCCGCCTGAAATCTTGGTGGGTTGCGCCAACCGCTTCTACTTTTTTGGGCAATGCTTTGGATACGCTGGTCTTTTTCGCCGTTGCCTTTTATGCCGGCAGCGATGAGTTTATGGCGGCGCACTGGCCGGAAATCGCTTTTGTCGATTATTTGTTCAAGCTGGTTATCTGCACCTTGTTTTTCCTGCCTGCCTACGGTGTCGTCCTGAATGTTCTGACGCGCAAACTCACCTCCCTGCCGTCTGCAAATACCGCAACGGAACGGCATATCGGGGAAGAAGCGCGTACCGTATAG
- the queF gene encoding preQ(1) synthase: protein MSRNAQELEGITLLGNQNTQYHSEYAPEVLEAFDNKHPGNDYFVKFICPEFTSLCPMTGQPDFATLYIRYIPDVKMVESKSLKLYLFSFRNHGDFHEDCVNIIMKDLIALMNPKYIEVYGDFTPRGGIAIHPFANYGRKDTEFEALARKRLFEHDMQ, encoded by the coding sequence ATGTCCCGCAATGCTCAAGAGCTGGAAGGCATTACCCTTCTCGGCAACCAAAACACGCAATATCACAGCGAATACGCGCCGGAAGTCTTGGAAGCCTTCGACAACAAACACCCCGGCAACGACTATTTCGTCAAATTCATCTGCCCCGAATTTACCAGCCTATGCCCGATGACCGGCCAGCCCGACTTCGCTACCTTGTATATCCGTTACATTCCCGATGTCAAAATGGTAGAAAGCAAGTCGCTGAAACTCTATCTCTTCAGCTTCCGCAACCACGGCGATTTTCATGAAGACTGTGTCAACATCATCATGAAAGACCTGATTGCGCTGATGAATCCCAAATACATCGAAGTCTATGGCGATTTCACCCCGCGCGGCGGTATTGCCATTCACCCGTTTGCCAACTACGGCCGCAAAGACACCGAATTTGAAGCCCTCGCCCGCAAACGCCTGTTTGAACACGATATGCAGTAA
- a CDS encoding anhydro-N-acetylmuramic acid kinase, translating into MASQYYIGLMSGTSMDGADAVLIQMDGGRWLGAAGHAFVPFADGLRQDLLALQDTGYNELHRSIMLSQTLSRLYADVVQTLLAQHNLQPSDITAIGCHGQTVRHAPEYAYSVQLADLPLLAELTGIFTVGDFRSRDLAAGGQGAPLVPAFHQALFRQSGETRVVLNIGGIANISVLPPQDAAFGFDTGPGNMLMDAWMQHIWQLPYDQNGEKASQGRLLPDLLAALLDHPYFSQPYPKSTGRELFSLEWLRGRLQGGEAPEDVLQTLLHYTARTIFDAVIAAAPDVRNIYVCGGGIRNGALMDTLSQHFAPHGVRLHSTAALNLDPQQVEAAAFGWLAACWVNRIPGNPHHATGANKPCILGAGHYA; encoded by the coding sequence ATGGCTTCCCAATACTATATCGGTCTGATGTCCGGCACCAGCATGGATGGTGCAGACGCCGTACTGATTCAGATGGACGGCGGCAGGTGGCTGGGCGCGGCAGGCCATGCTTTCGTACCGTTTGCAGACGGCCTGAGGCAGGATTTGCTGGCACTTCAAGACACCGGCTACAATGAGCTGCACCGCAGCATCATGCTGTCGCAAACCTTAAGCCGTCTGTATGCAGATGTCGTGCAAACACTGCTGGCGCAGCACAATCTGCAACCGTCCGACATCACCGCCATCGGCTGCCACGGCCAAACAGTACGCCACGCACCCGAATATGCTTACAGCGTGCAACTGGCGGATTTGCCGCTCTTGGCAGAGCTGACCGGTATTTTCACCGTCGGCGACTTCCGCAGCCGTGATTTGGCGGCGGGCGGACAAGGTGCGCCGCTGGTTCCTGCCTTTCATCAGGCCCTGTTCCGACAGTCCGGCGAAACGCGCGTTGTCTTGAACATCGGCGGCATTGCCAACATCAGCGTGCTGCCGCCGCAAGATGCCGCTTTCGGCTTCGACACCGGCCCGGGCAATATGCTGATGGACGCATGGATGCAGCACATCTGGCAGCTTCCTTACGACCAAAACGGCGAAAAAGCCTCGCAAGGCAGGCTGCTGCCCGATTTGCTGGCTGCCCTGCTCGATCACCCTTATTTTTCCCAACCTTATCCGAAAAGTACCGGACGCGAGCTGTTTTCGCTGGAATGGCTCAGAGGCCGTCTGCAAGGCGGCGAAGCACCGGAAGACGTGTTGCAGACCTTGCTGCATTACACCGCCCGAACCATTTTCGATGCCGTTATCGCTGCTGCACCCGATGTACGGAATATTTATGTTTGCGGCGGTGGCATCCGCAACGGCGCATTGATGGACACCTTGTCGCAACACTTCGCACCGCACGGTGTCCGCCTGCACAGCACGGCCGCACTCAATCTCGATCCGCAGCAGGTTGAAGCTGCCGCTTTCGGCTGGCTTGCCGCCTGTTGGGTCAACCGCATTCCCGGCAATCCGCACCATGCCACCGGCGCAAACAAGCCCTGTATTCTGGGTGCGGGGCATTACGCCTGA